In Fructilactobacillus cliffordii, a single genomic region encodes these proteins:
- the pstB gene encoding phosphate ABC transporter ATP-binding protein PstB translates to MATTKEPLLTTNDVRLYYGEHEALHGINLDFNQHEITALIGPSGCGKSTYLRCINRMNDLVDGVSITGSFRLDGHDIYSPKQDVVALRKQVGMVFQQPNPFPFSVYDNVAYGLRVQGIKDKKMLDERVEASLRQAAVWNEVKDDLNKNAVSFSGGQQQRICIARLLAVRPEVILLDEPTSALDPISSAEIEETLLKIKDQYTIIIVTHSMQQASRISDRTAFMLNGKLVETGKTKHIFLNPEKQETSDYLNGKFG, encoded by the coding sequence ATGGCAACCACGAAAGAACCACTTTTAACTACCAACGACGTGCGGTTGTACTATGGAGAACACGAAGCGCTCCATGGGATTAACCTCGACTTTAATCAGCATGAAATTACCGCGTTGATTGGTCCCTCTGGATGTGGAAAATCTACCTACCTGCGTTGCATTAACCGAATGAACGATTTGGTGGATGGCGTTTCCATCACTGGGAGTTTCCGGCTTGATGGTCACGATATTTATAGTCCAAAACAAGACGTGGTGGCGCTGCGTAAACAGGTGGGGATGGTTTTTCAACAACCCAATCCGTTTCCCTTTTCGGTGTACGATAACGTAGCTTACGGCTTACGGGTGCAGGGGATTAAGGACAAAAAGATGTTAGACGAACGGGTGGAAGCTAGTTTACGTCAGGCAGCTGTCTGGAACGAGGTTAAGGATGATTTGAACAAGAATGCAGTCTCATTTTCGGGAGGACAACAACAACGGATCTGCATTGCTCGGTTATTGGCAGTGCGGCCGGAAGTAATCTTACTAGACGAGCCGACGAGTGCATTGGATCCAATTTCTAGTGCCGAAATTGAAGAGACCCTTTTGAAAATTAAGGACCAGTATACAATTATCATTGTGACCCACAGCATGCAACAGGCTTCCCGGATTTCGGATCGGACGGCCTTCATGCTAAACGGGAAATTGGTTGAAACGGGAAAAACCAAGCACATTTTCTTGAATCCAGAAAAACAGGAAACTAGTGACTACTTAAACGGGAAATTTGGTTAG
- a CDS encoding response regulator transcription factor, with protein sequence MQHVTLVTKQLRLAIDLGQAFNDHDFFVDTVDDPTQVASVMEQKQSSGLLWDLTAFPLDQFETQLREFRHMNQLPIIILANSPKLATTIFQAGFDDYVVAPWDAFELLARFEQKHQLYMQLSQTKSPQSPNRPNLRFDDVVIDRQKYKAFKQNQDLGLTPKELKLLLYLIEHAPQVLSRAQLLEGVWGDQYDISETSRMVDIHISHLRDKIEADPKHPEHIKTVRGFGYHFVDNYQIKKS encoded by the coding sequence GTGCAGCACGTAACGTTAGTAACCAAACAACTCCGTTTAGCCATTGATTTAGGGCAAGCCTTTAATGATCATGATTTTTTTGTTGATACCGTTGATGATCCAACCCAAGTGGCTTCTGTAATGGAACAAAAACAAAGTAGTGGCTTGCTGTGGGATCTCACGGCGTTCCCACTGGACCAATTTGAAACCCAGTTGCGCGAGTTCCGCCACATGAACCAGCTTCCCATCATCATTCTGGCTAATTCTCCGAAACTAGCCACCACTATTTTTCAAGCCGGTTTTGACGACTACGTGGTCGCTCCGTGGGACGCATTCGAATTGTTAGCCCGGTTTGAGCAAAAGCACCAGCTTTATATGCAACTATCCCAAACTAAGTCCCCACAATCACCAAACCGCCCTAATTTACGTTTTGATGACGTCGTGATTGACCGCCAAAAGTACAAGGCTTTTAAACAAAATCAAGACCTGGGTCTCACTCCTAAGGAATTGAAATTGCTATTGTATCTAATCGAACATGCTCCCCAAGTTCTGAGCCGGGCTCAGTTACTGGAGGGCGTTTGGGGCGATCAGTATGATATTTCTGAAACATCGCGAATGGTCGACATTCACATCAGCCACCTTCGCGATAAAATCGAAGCGGATCCTAAGCATCCGGAACACATTAAGACGGTTCGCGGGTTTGGCTACCACTTTGTTGATAATTACCAAATTAAAAAAAGCTGA
- a CDS encoding TcaA 3rd/4th domain-containing protein, with translation MAKKGNRQSPRRSHWKRNLFLALVVVVIGVLGFTGYRYYAKDQQVARITSGILNEQEQTFTNNVLISGQTGSVNADAMRPVVNYYQQHPHELAVLKDQLDQNNSAPNGFRIVKKGSYFGIFPHYRLVIDQIRPVVQTNAPNATVELDGHNVGQTSENTQIQLPSVVPGFHSIKITANVHGKELSTFKQVSFFANEHEKVTVPLAMMSFRVKGPAGAQIFVNNEKVGTIANDGTGAVTDVPMGQQTTTWLQMDVDGHQVVSEKKAITKKDDGKLISYTFPSAVSKDDGFQLFSNLWTGVGNATNLNQSLDQQNVSGNFKDGTNNPDYQALNDMVNQNHQSHLQFGTLHLQIEKVQPLGDDSSLVTYRVQSDVKINNTLGTFDNRYQAHVGIEDGQSLQIQTNQLVQ, from the coding sequence ATGGCAAAAAAGGGAAATCGACAATCACCTCGACGGTCTCATTGGAAACGGAACTTATTTTTGGCGCTAGTGGTGGTCGTGATTGGAGTTCTGGGTTTCACAGGTTATCGTTATTATGCAAAAGATCAACAGGTTGCCCGTATTACTAGCGGGATTTTGAACGAACAGGAACAAACCTTTACCAATAATGTATTGATTAGTGGCCAGACGGGATCAGTAAATGCGGACGCCATGCGACCAGTGGTTAATTACTACCAACAACACCCTCACGAATTAGCAGTTTTGAAGGATCAGTTAGATCAAAATAATTCCGCTCCAAATGGGTTTCGTATTGTAAAAAAAGGGAGTTACTTTGGAATTTTCCCCCACTATCGACTAGTGATTGACCAAATTCGACCGGTGGTGCAAACTAATGCTCCCAATGCTACCGTTGAATTAGACGGTCATAACGTGGGGCAAACATCCGAAAACACGCAAATTCAATTACCATCGGTAGTACCAGGTTTTCATAGCATTAAGATTACGGCGAACGTACACGGAAAAGAATTGTCGACATTTAAACAGGTTAGTTTTTTTGCGAACGAACATGAAAAGGTAACCGTTCCGTTAGCGATGATGTCATTTCGGGTAAAGGGACCCGCCGGAGCACAGATTTTCGTTAATAATGAGAAGGTCGGAACGATAGCTAACGATGGAACCGGGGCTGTTACAGACGTTCCAATGGGGCAACAAACGACTACATGGTTGCAAATGGACGTGGATGGTCATCAAGTGGTCAGTGAGAAAAAGGCCATCACCAAGAAGGATGATGGAAAGTTGATTAGTTATACCTTCCCGAGTGCCGTCAGCAAGGATGATGGCTTTCAGCTGTTTAGTAATTTGTGGACGGGTGTGGGGAATGCTACTAACTTAAACCAGAGCTTGGACCAACAAAATGTTTCAGGTAATTTTAAAGATGGAACTAATAATCCGGACTATCAGGCGCTCAACGACATGGTGAACCAAAATCATCAGAGTCATCTTCAGTTTGGGACGCTACACTTACAAATCGAAAAGGTGCAACCGCTTGGAGATGACTCTAGTTTGGTAACTTATCGAGTGCAAAGTGACGTTAAGATTAACAACACTTTAGGAACTTTTGACAACCGTTATCAAGCTCACGTTGGAATCGAAGACGGTCAATCCCTTCAAATTCAAACCAATCAATTAGTACAATAA
- a CDS encoding NUDIX hydrolase, with protein MADYIHELRELVGHRPLILNTASGALLDEQNRVLLQERTGKNDWCFPGGYMEYGERIVETLKREFKEDSGLDVEPIRLLHVFDGDCFKYPNGDEVQCITNFFLVRKTGGQLLDHQTDETSDLRYFPLTDLPPFFNHQSEKMAQAVIDYLAQTKS; from the coding sequence ATGGCAGATTACATTCATGAACTGCGGGAATTGGTTGGACATCGTCCGTTAATTTTGAATACGGCCAGTGGCGCACTTTTAGACGAGCAAAATCGGGTACTACTGCAGGAACGGACCGGTAAAAACGATTGGTGTTTTCCGGGGGGTTACATGGAATACGGCGAACGAATCGTTGAAACCTTAAAGCGAGAATTTAAAGAGGATTCCGGCTTAGACGTGGAACCCATTCGACTTTTACACGTTTTTGACGGCGATTGTTTCAAGTACCCCAATGGCGATGAGGTGCAATGCATCACTAATTTCTTTCTGGTCCGCAAAACGGGTGGTCAGTTGCTGGACCATCAAACAGATGAAACTAGTGACTTGCGCTACTTTCCGTTGACCGACTTACCACCATTTTTTAACCACCAATCAGAAAAGATGGCCCAAGCGGTTATTGATTATTTAGCGCAAACGAAGAGCTGA
- a CDS encoding glycoside hydrolase family 73 protein → MKFLKLHMVLFSSLILTGSIVNRPLVHANSQPVASESSANDFADLTPSQRDFINQVRPGAIMAWKQYGVLPSVAIAQAIIESGWGSSSLAAQNHNLFGIKGAWNGQSVFLPTQEFSGGGYVTITDAFRSYPDWSTSIQDYGNFLHSNSRYSNLIGVRDYVSVANALHEDGYATAPDYAQTIISCIQRNHLDRVDQEAFNAPDDYKGPVGSGASTNTTPNGVGAANSRYSEGAPSDYTPTPNVDNSSSVAQYTGDDKNRDPQVVAFDPHGGANNAPTDKADPNDATLGSPVTVTGDPYQPQTEKVDLKPAPEVKSDLPQGTMQKQTTTGTSPANATAVVNKSNPQNAASSPNANPTNASDD, encoded by the coding sequence ATGAAATTTTTGAAACTACACATGGTTCTATTTTCATCGCTAATTTTGACTGGAAGTATTGTTAATCGTCCGTTAGTTCATGCTAATTCCCAACCAGTAGCTTCCGAATCCTCAGCAAATGATTTTGCTGATCTAACTCCTAGTCAACGTGATTTTATTAACCAAGTTCGACCAGGTGCTATTATGGCTTGGAAACAATACGGTGTATTGCCGTCAGTAGCAATTGCTCAAGCAATTATTGAAAGTGGTTGGGGGTCATCTTCTTTGGCCGCTCAGAATCATAACCTTTTTGGAATTAAAGGTGCTTGGAATGGACAATCAGTTTTTTTACCCACGCAAGAATTTAGTGGTGGTGGGTATGTGACCATTACGGATGCATTTCGCTCGTATCCAGATTGGTCAACTAGTATTCAAGATTATGGAAACTTTCTCCATAGTAATAGTCGTTATTCTAATTTAATTGGAGTTAGAGATTATGTTTCGGTTGCTAATGCTCTCCACGAAGATGGATATGCAACCGCCCCTGACTACGCCCAAACCATAATTAGCTGTATTCAGAGAAATCATCTTGATCGAGTTGATCAAGAGGCATTTAATGCTCCCGATGACTATAAAGGACCGGTTGGGTCTGGAGCAAGTACAAACACTACTCCAAACGGAGTGGGTGCTGCAAATAGTCGTTATTCAGAGGGGGCACCGTCAGACTACACTCCGACCCCCAATGTTGACAACAGTAGCTCGGTAGCTCAGTACACTGGTGATGATAAGAATCGTGATCCACAGGTAGTAGCGTTTGATCCTCACGGTGGTGCTAATAATGCTCCTACTGATAAAGCTGATCCTAACGATGCTACATTGGGAAGCCCTGTAACTGTAACGGGGGATCCGTACCAGCCCCAAACAGAAAAAGTGGATTTAAAACCAGCTCCAGAAGTAAAATCGGATTTACCACAAGGAACCATGCAAAAACAAACTACGACTGGAACCAGTCCAGCAAACGCTACAGCCGTAGTGAATAAGTCAAATCCGCAAAATGCGGCTAGTTCACCAAATGCGAATCCTACTAATGCTAGTGATGATTAA
- a CDS encoding ABC transporter ATP-binding protein translates to MASIELKNITKSFGTEENRYRVLDNVNFTSNAGEVTIITGPSGSGKSTLLTIMGALRNPDDGEVWLDGTQVNQLSSREQDHFRLEKIGFILQAHTLVPFLTVNAQFQLVDQVKPTGNLAGEQFDQLLQTLDVSQLLQQYPAELSGGQSQRVAIARGLYTQPAVILADEPTASLDEKRVYKVCELLASAAKQQGRAVVVVTHDERMHDYADHIYELVDGNLTKQR, encoded by the coding sequence ATGGCAAGCATTGAATTAAAGAACATTACCAAGAGTTTTGGCACGGAAGAAAATCGGTATCGGGTGTTAGATAATGTGAATTTTACTAGCAATGCTGGGGAAGTTACGATTATTACTGGACCATCTGGATCTGGGAAAAGTACGCTTTTAACAATTATGGGAGCGCTCCGGAATCCAGATGACGGAGAAGTCTGGCTGGATGGGACCCAGGTTAACCAACTCAGCAGTCGGGAACAGGATCATTTTCGATTAGAAAAAATTGGCTTCATTTTACAGGCTCATACGTTGGTTCCGTTTCTAACGGTTAACGCTCAGTTCCAATTGGTTGACCAGGTAAAACCCACGGGGAATTTGGCTGGAGAACAGTTTGACCAGCTCCTCCAAACCCTGGATGTTAGTCAACTGTTGCAGCAATACCCAGCTGAACTGTCGGGGGGACAAAGTCAGCGGGTGGCGATTGCCCGAGGACTGTACACGCAACCAGCTGTAATTTTAGCCGATGAGCCAACGGCCTCATTGGACGAAAAACGAGTTTATAAAGTTTGTGAATTATTGGCTTCCGCGGCCAAACAGCAAGGTCGGGCGGTCGTGGTTGTGACCCACGATGAGCGAATGCACGATTATGCGGATCACATTTATGAACTGGTGGATGGCAACTTAACCAAACAACGTTAA
- the phoU gene encoding phosphate signaling complex protein PhoU: MASTFDDRVAKLRQGFTDMGVDVSEQIYQSTKSYIEHDVDLAHQVIDGDNEVNGNETQLEKDAMNLIALQQPVARDFRIIISYLKASTDLERIGDNAVNIARETLQAKGNPRIPDVEIVIAKITKHIRKMLEEILDAYTTFDAEVAPVIVQEDRRIDEYYHNTRTAITEGILENPATAVAASSYLMVIRLLERIGDHIVNLAEYLIYSDTGKIVELGESGSVDPK, from the coding sequence ATGGCAAGTACATTTGACGATCGAGTAGCAAAGCTCCGCCAGGGCTTTACAGACATGGGCGTGGACGTTAGCGAACAAATTTACCAATCAACGAAATCCTACATTGAACACGACGTGGATTTAGCTCATCAGGTAATTGACGGAGATAACGAAGTAAACGGCAATGAAACTCAACTGGAAAAGGACGCCATGAATCTGATTGCACTTCAACAGCCGGTGGCCCGTGACTTTCGGATTATCATTAGTTACTTAAAGGCTAGTACCGACTTAGAACGGATCGGAGATAATGCGGTTAACATTGCCAGGGAAACCCTCCAAGCCAAAGGAAATCCGCGAATTCCGGACGTTGAAATCGTGATTGCCAAGATTACTAAGCACATTCGTAAGATGCTGGAAGAAATTTTGGATGCCTATACCACTTTTGATGCGGAAGTTGCGCCGGTAATTGTTCAAGAGGATCGGCGGATTGATGAGTATTATCACAACACCCGAACGGCAATTACCGAGGGAATTCTCGAAAACCCTGCGACGGCGGTCGCTGCTTCCAGCTATCTAATGGTAATTCGGTTGTTAGAACGAATTGGGGATCACATTGTGAACCTAGCCGAATACTTAATCTATAGCGATACTGGCAAGATTGTAGAACTAGGAGAATCTGGGAGCGTTGATCCAAAATAG
- the pstA gene encoding phosphate ABC transporter permease PstA: MNESTTKANRVNRWALWVIKGMVGIVVLILIALLGYILITGLPHISWHFLTSPSKEFGAGGGIANELFNSIYILVITLVISCPLALGAGIYLSEFAKPSWLTSTVRTLIEVLSSLPSIVVGLFGYLVLVIKFQLDFSIISGAFALMFVNIPLLTRNTEEALTAVPHSQREAGWALGLSQWRTITKIILPAAVPGLVTGVILSAGRIFGEAAALIFTAGQSTPVISYSNWNPFSQTSFLNPMRPAETLAVHIWKLNTDGITPDADQISSGASAVLIIVILLIILLSRYLGNYCYRKMSGTK; this comes from the coding sequence ATGAACGAAAGCACTACTAAAGCTAACCGGGTGAACCGATGGGCCTTATGGGTAATCAAGGGCATGGTGGGCATCGTGGTCCTGATTTTAATTGCCTTACTGGGTTACATCCTGATTACCGGATTGCCCCACATTTCCTGGCACTTTTTGACGTCACCGTCCAAAGAATTTGGTGCGGGTGGAGGGATTGCCAACGAACTCTTTAATTCGATTTACATTCTAGTAATTACGTTAGTCATCTCTTGCCCATTGGCACTGGGGGCCGGAATTTATCTCTCTGAGTTTGCCAAACCATCTTGGTTAACCAGCACGGTGCGAACGTTAATTGAAGTGTTAAGCTCATTGCCTTCAATTGTAGTTGGCCTGTTTGGATACTTGGTTTTAGTCATTAAATTTCAGTTGGACTTTTCCATTATTTCAGGAGCATTTGCTTTAATGTTTGTTAACATTCCGTTGTTAACGAGAAATACGGAGGAAGCCCTCACGGCCGTGCCACACTCACAGCGAGAAGCAGGATGGGCGCTAGGATTGTCACAATGGCGGACGATTACCAAGATTATTTTGCCCGCGGCCGTGCCCGGATTAGTGACCGGAGTGATTTTGAGTGCCGGCCGAATCTTTGGAGAAGCCGCCGCACTAATTTTTACGGCGGGTCAAAGTACACCAGTAATTAGCTACAGTAACTGGAATCCGTTTAGCCAAACTAGTTTTTTAAATCCGATGCGGCCCGCTGAAACGTTGGCCGTGCACATTTGGAAGCTGAACACGGATGGGATTACACCCGATGCAGACCAGATTTCTAGTGGAGCATCGGCCGTCTTGATTATTGTGATTTTACTAATTATTCTGTTATCGCGTTATCTTGGGAACTACTGTTACCGCAAGATGAGTGGTACCAAGTAG
- the pstC gene encoding phosphate ABC transporter permease subunit PstC, with the protein MNNIQKRLLKPSAATHQDRRGRLISFVCVSFIMILTVAIIGFIAIHGLATFTDNHISVWDFLTKSDWNPGQMGPNGKPEVGALAMIVASFAVTLLAALFATPFAVAVAVYMTELAPKKGARMLQPVIELLVGIPSVVYGFVGLVVIVPAIRTVFGGTGFGVLAGSIVLFVMILPTITSLTIDSLKQVPGYYRNASLALGATRWQTIYKVILRAALPGIMTAVVFGMARAFGEALAVQMVIGNAAIVPTSLTSPTSTLTSQLTSQMGDTIMGTLPNNALWSLALVLLLMSVIFNVLVKLIGRRGELK; encoded by the coding sequence ATGAATAACATTCAAAAAAGATTATTAAAACCGAGCGCTGCAACCCATCAGGACCGCCGGGGACGCTTGATTAGTTTCGTTTGTGTCAGCTTTATCATGATCTTAACGGTTGCTATCATTGGATTTATTGCAATTCATGGGTTGGCTACCTTTACGGATAACCACATCTCGGTTTGGGACTTTTTAACGAAGAGTGATTGGAATCCGGGGCAAATGGGACCTAATGGAAAACCTGAGGTCGGCGCCCTCGCTATGATTGTGGCGTCGTTTGCAGTAACCCTGTTAGCAGCGCTCTTTGCCACTCCCTTTGCCGTGGCCGTAGCGGTGTACATGACCGAGCTGGCGCCGAAAAAAGGAGCCCGAATGTTACAACCCGTGATTGAATTGTTAGTTGGGATTCCGTCCGTTGTGTATGGATTTGTCGGCTTGGTGGTAATTGTCCCCGCCATCCGGACGGTCTTTGGCGGAACGGGATTCGGGGTGTTAGCCGGATCAATTGTCCTCTTTGTAATGATTCTGCCGACGATTACTTCCCTCACGATTGACAGTTTAAAACAGGTTCCTGGGTATTACCGGAATGCTTCGTTAGCGCTAGGAGCCACTAGATGGCAAACGATTTACAAAGTAATTTTACGGGCTGCATTACCTGGAATTATGACAGCGGTGGTCTTTGGAATGGCGCGGGCCTTTGGAGAAGCTTTGGCCGTACAAATGGTAATTGGGAACGCAGCAATTGTTCCTACCAGCCTGACTTCGCCCACGTCAACGTTGACCAGCCAATTAACCTCCCAGATGGGGGATACCATCATGGGAACCTTGCCCAACAACGCTTTGTGGTCCTTAGCACTGGTCTTACTGCTGATGTCTGTCATCTTTAACGTGCTGGTGAAACTGATTGGAAGAAGAGGGGAGCTGAAATAA
- the pstB gene encoding phosphate ABC transporter ATP-binding protein PstB, giving the protein MATYNLEEHYLTEVPDPIALETKHLDVFYGSKQATFDANLRFPKNQITALIGASGSGKSTFLRSLNRLNDNVATVEGAIEYQGLDINQAQINVYEVRKNIGMVFQHPNPFAKSIYENIAFALRENGMTEDIDQQVEKSLQGAALWDEVKDKLNQSALSLSGGQQQRLCIARAIAVKPDILLMDEPTSALDPISSRKIETTLQELKQHYTIIIVTHNMQQAARASDFTAFFHLGHVIEFNQTAELFTNPRMQATEDYISGHFG; this is encoded by the coding sequence GTGGCAACTTATAACTTAGAGGAACACTATTTAACCGAGGTTCCAGATCCGATTGCGTTAGAAACTAAACACCTAGACGTTTTTTACGGTAGCAAGCAGGCAACGTTTGATGCTAACCTACGCTTTCCGAAGAATCAGATTACTGCTTTGATTGGGGCATCTGGATCCGGGAAATCGACCTTTTTACGAAGCTTAAATCGCTTAAACGATAACGTGGCCACTGTGGAAGGTGCAATTGAATATCAGGGGTTAGATATCAATCAAGCCCAGATTAACGTGTACGAAGTCCGTAAAAACATTGGGATGGTTTTTCAACACCCCAACCCCTTTGCCAAATCAATTTACGAAAACATTGCGTTTGCCCTCCGCGAAAATGGCATGACGGAGGACATCGATCAGCAAGTCGAAAAGAGCTTGCAGGGAGCAGCGTTGTGGGACGAGGTGAAGGATAAGCTCAATCAAAGTGCCCTTTCTTTATCTGGTGGACAGCAACAACGATTGTGCATTGCGCGGGCGATTGCAGTAAAACCGGATATTTTGTTAATGGATGAACCGACGAGTGCGCTCGATCCCATTTCGAGCCGTAAGATTGAAACAACCTTACAAGAATTAAAGCAGCACTACACGATTATCATTGTGACTCATAACATGCAGCAGGCAGCCCGTGCGAGTGACTTTACGGCCTTCTTTCACCTTGGGCACGTGATCGAGTTTAATCAGACCGCAGAATTATTTACGAATCCACGAATGCAGGCAACGGAAGACTATATCTCGGGACACTTTGGCTAA
- a CDS encoding ABC transporter permease, which produces MFLALKEIKYSKLRYGLIMTMILLISYLIFILTSLAVGLASQNTQAIKSWNPTRIVLNKNSNVNVGQSLIMKSDLDKIHLNPKQEAVIGSVPVVATGKHEKISSQFMGIDPNQYVSKDLRLTSGHKARNQNQVVVDQKFQQAGYHLGDKLQFNSSQERYQIVGFVKNAKFNIAPVVYGSLPTWHTLRNLDNRFAGSAVLSKKADFQIPSNQLHSYSTKTVVNNLPGYTAQTLTFTLMIGFLMIISLIIIAVFLYILTMQKLPNYAVLRAQGIPAGKLVKATMAQTFILVVTGIGAGFLLTVGTLLVLPNAVPVAFSFPIMLGTVAGLLVTSMLGALLPALLIVRIDPADAIGG; this is translated from the coding sequence ATGTTTTTAGCACTCAAGGAAATTAAGTATTCCAAACTACGTTATGGACTAATCATGACGATGATTCTTTTGATTAGTTATTTGATTTTCATTTTAACCAGCTTAGCGGTGGGGCTGGCGTCTCAAAATACCCAAGCGATTAAAAGTTGGAATCCCACGCGAATTGTCTTGAATAAGAATTCCAACGTGAACGTGGGACAGTCCTTAATCATGAAGAGCGATTTAGACAAGATCCATTTGAATCCGAAACAGGAAGCTGTGATTGGGTCAGTGCCGGTCGTAGCCACCGGAAAACACGAAAAGATTTCTTCCCAATTTATGGGAATCGATCCGAACCAGTACGTTTCTAAGGACCTGCGGTTAACCAGCGGTCATAAAGCACGGAATCAAAATCAAGTGGTGGTAGACCAAAAGTTCCAGCAAGCGGGGTATCATCTGGGAGACAAGTTGCAGTTTAATTCATCTCAGGAACGTTACCAAATTGTTGGATTTGTAAAAAATGCAAAGTTTAACATTGCTCCAGTTGTATACGGATCATTACCAACTTGGCATACGCTCCGGAATCTCGATAATCGCTTTGCCGGGAGTGCCGTGCTAAGTAAGAAAGCAGACTTCCAGATTCCTAGTAACCAATTACATTCATATTCGACTAAAACAGTGGTTAATAACCTTCCTGGTTACACCGCTCAAACGTTGACCTTTACCCTGATGATTGGGTTCTTGATGATTATTTCCCTGATTATTATTGCAGTCTTTTTATACATATTGACGATGCAAAAACTACCAAATTATGCCGTTTTACGGGCCCAAGGAATTCCAGCCGGCAAGTTAGTGAAAGCAACGATGGCGCAAACCTTTATTTTAGTGGTAACTGGAATTGGCGCCGGTTTCTTGTTGACCGTCGGAACTTTACTGGTCCTTCCCAATGCGGTTCCAGTGGCCTTTAGTTTCCCGATTATGTTAGGAACGGTAGCTGGCTTACTGGTAACTTCCATGTTGGGAGCCTTACTACCAGCCCTGTTAATTGTACGAATTGATCCAGCGGATGCGATTGGAGGATAA
- a CDS encoding phosphate ABC transporter substrate-binding protein, translated as MRLSKLIPVGLAAAGILLLSGCGTKNKENAVTVVGSTAMQPLVQKAGSDFQAEHKNYTITVQGGGSGTGLSQAETGAVNVGNSDIFAEQKDGIHANKLKDHQVAVVGIAPVANEENGVKNLTEQQLEKIFTGKIKNWKEVGGKDLPIIVINRAQGSGTRKTFETKVLKGQQPVKSQEQDSNGTVKKIVQNTPGTISYLSLPYLNKQIKTLSVDGVEPTAANITTNKWEIWSYEHMYTSKHPSKATQAFVNYLMSKPVQSKLVKEAGYVSVHDMKVHMTPDNRVLPGQ; from the coding sequence ATGCGATTAAGCAAGTTGATCCCCGTGGGCTTAGCCGCGGCGGGCATTTTATTGTTAAGCGGTTGCGGAACGAAGAACAAGGAAAATGCAGTAACCGTTGTAGGTTCAACGGCGATGCAACCTCTGGTGCAAAAAGCCGGGAGTGATTTTCAAGCCGAACATAAAAATTATACGATTACCGTCCAAGGAGGCGGTTCGGGAACGGGACTTAGTCAAGCTGAAACCGGCGCGGTCAACGTGGGAAATTCTGATATTTTTGCCGAGCAAAAGGACGGAATCCATGCTAATAAGTTGAAAGATCATCAGGTTGCTGTGGTGGGAATTGCGCCGGTAGCCAACGAAGAAAATGGGGTCAAAAACCTGACGGAACAACAATTAGAAAAGATTTTTACCGGAAAGATTAAAAACTGGAAGGAAGTTGGTGGTAAGGACCTCCCAATTATCGTGATTAACCGGGCCCAGGGAAGTGGAACCCGCAAGACCTTTGAAACTAAGGTTTTAAAGGGCCAGCAGCCGGTGAAGAGCCAGGAACAAGATTCGAACGGAACCGTGAAGAAGATTGTTCAAAACACGCCGGGAACGATTAGCTACCTATCGCTTCCATATTTAAACAAGCAGATTAAAACGCTGAGTGTCGATGGAGTTGAACCAACAGCAGCTAACATTACCACCAACAAATGGGAAATTTGGTCTTACGAACACATGTATACTTCTAAACATCCCAGCAAGGCGACCCAAGCTTTTGTTAACTACCTGATGTCCAAACCGGTGCAGTCGAAACTGGTGAAGGAAGCAGGGTACGTGAGCGTCCATGACATGAAAGTCCACATGACGCCGGATAACCGGGTCTTGCCGGGTCAGTAG